A genomic segment from Pollutimonas thiosulfatoxidans encodes:
- the hisB gene encoding imidazoleglycerol-phosphate dehydratase HisB: MRTADITRNTNETRVRVSINLDGTGRQTINTGVPFLDHMLDQIARHGLIDLDIHCDGDTHIDDHHTVEDVGITLGQAFAAAVGDKAGLRRYGHSYVPLDEALSRVVIDFSGRPGLYYHIPFTRSHIGQFDVDLAREFFQGFVNHALVTLHIDNLRGENSHHQCETVFKAFGRALRMATEADPRNAGVVPSTKGVL; this comes from the coding sequence ATGCGCACTGCCGATATCACCCGCAACACCAACGAAACGCGCGTACGCGTTTCGATCAACCTGGACGGCACCGGCCGCCAGACCATCAACACGGGCGTGCCCTTTCTGGACCACATGCTGGACCAGATCGCCCGCCATGGCCTGATCGATCTGGACATCCATTGCGACGGCGATACGCACATCGACGACCATCACACGGTTGAAGACGTGGGCATTACGCTGGGCCAGGCCTTCGCCGCCGCCGTCGGCGACAAAGCCGGATTGCGCCGCTACGGCCATTCCTATGTCCCGCTGGATGAAGCCCTGTCGCGCGTGGTTATCGATTTCTCGGGCCGGCCCGGGCTGTATTACCACATCCCCTTCACACGCTCGCACATCGGCCAGTTCGACGTCGACCTCGCGCGCGAGTTTTTCCAGGGCTTTGTAAACCACGCGCTGGTTACCCTGCATATCGACAACTTGCGCGGCGAGAATTCGCACCACCAATGCGAAACCGTCTTCAAGGCATTTGGCCGCGCCTTGCGCATGGCGACCGAAGCCGACCCGCGCAACGCCGGCGTTGTCCCATCGACCAAAGGCGTCCTGTAA